From Rhopalosiphum padi isolate XX-2018 chromosome 2, ASM2088224v1, whole genome shotgun sequence:
AACTGACTGACTAACAATATACACAGTAGTCACACACTACACAGAGCACAAACGAAACGTGAATATTACAACCGACGAAGTGTCGAACGAACGAGTGCTGAGCGCGTGCAGTCGTGAGCACGAGGTCGGGGTTACCCGACGACACTCGTGAACGGTCGCGGCAAACGCTCAGctgattattagttattactattatatagtcgTGACCTTGACAGTGATTACagtacttactataatattactacttAATGCTACTTTACTAACGTTAAGTTATTTGACGTTTGTCCAAGTGTTCACACATCACGCGCCGcgataattaatcatttattcgATCATCATTTCACATTCATTTGGATTCGATTTACCGAAATGAAGAAATCCGCAATAATCCTAAAATTTGTCAAACCGTATAGATAGCTATATGaatgacatttattatttatattatgtggacATTCTTGGAAAGTAGATGGCGCGTATTTGGTATTGTTTCCATGCAAGCACGGCACTATAGAATTATTTTCCAGAGGGGTTGGGGGCAGAGTggggcaaatatttttttttacatgggcTAAGGTTTTTTCAGCAATCAATGAggttatttaaatagaatataaatattttcgtatcgtttaatataatatagctattagctatatACTTAGTACAAACTTTTGAATAGTTCAAAATGTTTGAAgaataatgtcaaatattttttatgtaccttaagtaagaaaatgtttaatcacAGACCTTCAACAACTATATTAACAATGATgtacaaaaatgaaaatttctttattactttaatattacatacctttGTGAATGAATGATTATGCTTTTTTACttacatttcataaatataaattaaagtaataattatgtatgtgttTAGTAATGAACAGATGAATTTGTTTGATTCAACCTTAATGCAATGATTTGGGAtacatttgtttgtttattttcatcCAGTAATTAGTACtcaataaaggtaataataaaaaaataaaagaatttttcCTTATTAGACAATACTAGTAAGTTAattgttaattcataataaaaaagaCCAAAGATGTTATTTGTTCAAATttcattaattcaattattataatttaatatttataataaattcaatttattccaaaatttataatgttttatgactttattataatatatcgtacataTTTTTCATTGGAGGGGCTGGTGAGGGGCTAAACTGTTTTCTAGAGAGGCTCACACCTTGCCTCCCCTTGGCTTCCCTGGAATCCACGCGGTAGTCCGGTGAACGAAAATACCTACGGAGATATTTTAAGCATAAATGATTGAGCAAATTTGTATTAGTCAATGCTTGTAgatgaatataattcaaaagtCTTAATagatcaactataatattagacACCTACGTaggtattcaataataataactcttaaaatatgtactaaatatagttattgattAGTATCattttaaacgatattataaaacgcattttaaaattgtgtatctatataattacaaattgtagTCGATGTGTTTTTCGTCTTAGGTCGTAGATAGTTGCCAAATTACCATCGCGAGAAGAGGAAAATGatcacataatacattaattattgtatatagttattgtaaCATTCCGACATctaacttattattatgatttgcaAATAAGGTAACGACGAAttacgtatacatttatattgtttgtCATTGACAATTTCCGTAGCAGTGCGGTACAAACACATCCTCCAGAAATTCTCTCGGTCGTTGTGttcatagttattaattattattataaccgaaTCATATAGTTGGTAGGCATATTGTCAAATCGGTACACGAATATCAACTAGAAtagaatttacaataaaatattgtattaaatctaACCGATTGAAAAACCGTCTATCTCGTATTTGGCAACGTTAATTGAGATGCGCAATCTttggatattataattattatcaataatatttcataattatactatttaaattgtgtaaaaggcagatataaagttttaagtggacgcaataaatcaatatttcgTCAACGTTAATTTGTTAATACATAGGtagatacaatataaaataatatatatatatatatactatactttcgtaatattataatataattaaatatataaacattattattcattgaatGTATAGAGCGTAGCACTTTAACGTACCTACCTAATCGATATTCGATTTAGTTCCTAATATTCataaaacacacaatataataatataatatgcagacATGCGgttatatgaaatttatatcACATACCTAAGAGGTGTTAAGACATAATAGTTATTTCTATGATTTTGTGAGATGATCACATCCTTTTACGTTTACAGTTTACATAACATCAAATtacgttataatttttatccatATTTCTCTGAAAAGAATAATTGGTACATCACTTATTTTGACAATTGTCAGTTGCTATAATTAAGGAAAATTTATAAGATAtctagtattatatttacaaattttttgaccaaaattatagtaatttaatacattttaaattataaattatgtatagaaataaaGAGGAATATAAAATTCcactgtgtagtgtgtacctatacaaaattacaattcaGGTAAATGTTTGAATaggtaatctaaaaaaaaatgaaaaaaatttaaaataattaaaaaatttaattaattgtaatttgtgtagGTATGTCATAAACATTAGATACATGATTAACATGTCTTAACAGAGAAAACTCCTACGAGCTTACTAGGTAAAGgttgtaaaaacaaattatttacagttaaaaatttaacaacagATAGTTTAATTGTACTATCATTTTTagagtttaatttatatatatttttatcatcactATATATCCTCATTTTCTAGAATAATATACCGATCTTTAACATTATCACAGCAAAgggtatagttatttaattgaagagtaatttttttgaaaaaagtgaATCTAAAATTTGAGagttttttatctattttaaaagactctataatgaacaaattgttatttaaaggCATTTTTAACTCCTCGCCTTCAGATGCTAATACTTTATTTAGAATTTCAGCAAGTGGAAATCTACAgcatttcattgattttttaataaattgaagataattttcatatttgaaAGCACTAAAATTATCTAACGTCCCgtgtaaattaacaaaaaaaggtAAATGAATTAAGCTGTGGATATTGTAACTAACAAATTTTGAACCATAAATGCATAcataattttgaacaaattcTATATTAAAAGTTTGAAGCCAAATCACtaagtgtattaaaaatgttatccgAACACAGTATTCTAATAGatgtaaataaaacaagaaaGTGGTTGTATTGTTCcttttttatattagattttaagataataataccagtataaagtaaaaattcacGAAATTCTGTTGCTTTCCAATATTCTAGATCATCAAGATTTCTTGGTAAACGAGCAAACTCTGGTGGTACagattttcttaaattaaataaagttaaagaaatagaatttttttttcctctAACCCAGAAATCTAAGTCTTTTCATTACGCCCTGGCATACACAGTGCATGTAATCCAAAACTACACACTCTGTTATATCAATAGGAAGATCTATTAATGGGCTAAATCCATCTTTATGGTATTCAGCATTTGATTTTACCCTAAATGAGTTATTTGTTCTTAACGGTGCAGATACATCTAAAAAGCAAATTCTATCCACATATTCCCCTTCGACTTCAGAAGAGGTACAGGCAAAGTACCCATTATGATTTTTaacgtttaataaaaatgatttagctAGCGCATCCGCTACAATATGAGctacttcaaaattaatttgtttattgttaatttgaaTACCATAAGTTAGAATGTGATTTAGCTCACTTATAAAATGGTcctaaatattcatttatatcacCAGGCTTACCGTTAAAACTGCAAACTggaaaaattttctttttaaaaatggaTAAATTTATGAATGACATGAGAATAGGCCAAAATtgtgttttagaatttttaccTAAAGAGAGACCATCAATActgaaacttaattttattattatattatttatttgttttaataagtgaggttgtacaatattacaaataccTAAATCAAGTTATGAACCGTTTTAAATTTCTGAAATTGGTCTAACAACTTTATGTTCTCGTAGTATTGTACAGATATCCTTGGGAACTTCTTGATCTGTGTTTCTaagaatatttaacattttatttgcaCATCCATGTGATACATTAAACTGCACAACCAACTTACGAATTTGTTGGACTAAATCTTGGTTTTTATCCTTAATGCTATTAGTTTCATACAATATTTCTTCAATGGGCTGAGTCTCTGCAGaatattcctaaaaaaaattaatgtataagtacctataggctatCTAGTGGCACAACTAGAGCTAAAATATTGTGGAGCTGTACTCGCCACCTGATATTACATGAAAATTGTTAAGTAACCCAATAAGGTGTTGCCCCCACaccaccatattatatattcacttaaagtataaaaaattatacaaaaaaaacaaatttactcaagtttattttttttcaataataatatactatcttTATATGATAGTTCAGTGTATATACTGtaaaatcatgtataataatgtaccaaTATACTGACAACAAAAATTGATTTCTTTAAACAAATACAGGGTTACAgctaatgttatttaatatatttatcatgggcaatgtaaaataataataaaaattaagaattacaGTTGAATTTTATaagagttatttatattttaggaaaCAATtgaataggtaatttattttagggGTGCTAAGCCCCAACAGCCATTCACTAATTGCACTTATGTATATACTGAAACAAGTAATACTTACAATACAAGTATGCAATTCATTAGTAAGGTTCAGTTTCAGTGTTGTATTAGAATCACATGGTTCAGTATAACTGCAGTTATTGTTAGTAATAGTGGTTGAATGAAGTTGTTTAGCAGGGGATTTTAAAAGagcaatttaatttaactaaaaaaataaaataaaaagttaaacaaagttattttcttttaattatattaattaatattgaacgtACCTGAGATGATgactgaattttaaaatttgtggcAATCGGTAGactattattaagtaatttattttatttcttaaacgcCTTTTAAACTGACGTGGAGAAGTAGTTCCAATATCTTTTACCCGTTTATGGATTTTTgggaacattaaaaattataattaaaaatatatattatattaaattgataattaatctAAGAAATGATAATACTGATCAGATATAATACAAATGATTAATGAGTAGGTTTATCCGTGGAAGTTAAacccaatttttattatacaatatatgaagGGTCATTTTTTAAGCTTGCTTACCCTATCTGGTATCGCCACAAGACAAAAAGTAGTACATAAATATcagaaatttcaaaatatgatctttaggtatacttaaaaattttaaaaatcagaatttgaataaaggTAATATCAAGGTAAAAATTTGGGGTGATGAGTCATAtagactaaaaattaataaaaataaaaatacatacactCTACACATACCATTTTACAATCAAGATACCGTCActtcactcaaaatctaaaattataaacatattttaacaaattaaattaatatttcattataaacacataatatgtattttattgaagacgttacagttttttatttttatgtaatgctaatgtaaaaaaaatacccaGTGGAttgaatataaacaaaatttaacaaaaaatatttgcaagttattaatttgaataatttcattaaagtGTATTACAActcaaattattagttttaaaataaattcttttagtttgtaaaaattatgaaactttaaaattattcattattttcaacatcaataattttatcagtattagATTGTTcatttttagattaataattaacaaaattatcactagatatacattatttaaaaatgttgatttaattgtatattcttgtttaataacttgcatacaaacaaatattttgcagttatcacaataataatatgaatggtccaaaatgatttaaatattaagtagacAAAAAATGGATAACAGGTGACAATAAtttggaaaacattaaaacataatattatacaaattaaaacattgGAAAaagtaatatgaattttttttttaaaccacaaaactgtattttaagaactttggttattataatttatacaaacatatgtacataaattataaaaaccaaataagATAATCTATATTTACATCACAATTTGGTGgcatagatttttaattaagtactaaatgacaattattacattaattcttgaacattcttttaaaattatgtgtttatacataaattacatgtgtgtttatacataatttatcacATTAAGAGAAAATATTTCACAACTATTGTTGGAGACACACAGTAAGCacacaactaaataataaataaaataccactattttctaaatagtaaattcaatgtaaataaatttaaatcacatGAATGTAATATGActgaatattacatatattattatataataattatatatagttattggcatattatattgttatacagtaAGATTGTTTTACATTTCAgcagttacttttttttttaaatgtttgttctcagaaagtattatattaaatttgtattggcTAGGTACCAATGATGAATtagtatgataaatttaattatgtataatatttatatatttttttatcaatactcGAGTATGGAAGTTAATTGATGAATGATATAACAAATTTAcagttaacaaataatattgaaacaataaaagttaacctaaattatttatttttgtataaaaactaacaaaatgacttataattttttaagttataactttatctAGGTTTTTGAAtatcaacaacaaaaatatatttttaaaatgtgcattgacaaaatatgttttcattttaatactaaaagatATGCATCAGAATTCAAGAAATCAACCAAtgtaatcaacaataattagcaatacatttgtatagaaattagaatatcatctataattttgattaaaagaaAGTGAAAACatatttcacattattatagtttaggaatttttatattagtgaaaaatgaaaattaatatattatacgtaccatACAAATgagtatttataagttataatgctGTATATTTcactttacttattataattattagtattgtaaAGTGCATATTAGAAATAACAGCGACTAGAACCTTACAAtagatactttatttttatttacttaataaaaataaaaacacaataataatcaatataaacttGGCCAGTCTATAAactcaattaaatatgttttataaaataacaagtttgtttgaaattatataaatattatttcacaacACATggacgtaaaataaataaatgaatattaatgaatGTATTGCTGTTGAAATAGAAGATatcacttattttattatttattaagttttatactaatataaattaaatatttgcgcTTTAAGTCAGATAAGTTAGTTAGTatattcacattatattattgaaatagtcaaaaatattatttaatacgaaatTCAACAGGTTATATTGAACAGATCATTGCCATAAGTTATGATTGTGTAAATTTCTACTTAATACGCTACGTACATCGTCTGTAAATCGTAACGCATCCAACATTGGTAAGAGGTTTAACAATGCTGTATCTGAAGTATCTGAAAACCATGATTTAATTGGTATTGCATTAtctgaaaaaattaatacaaaattattattatttaaaataaacatttttaattacaaattaaagtgTTTTAATTACCAGGAAATGCTCTGTATGCTGCTGGTGAATTGTCAAGTATAAAAACCCTCGATAAATCACTTGAAACTGATGTCAAATCTTTAGTATAAGAACCCATTTCAGGCGTGCAGTGTTGTCTATAGAAACGTCTTCTTAATATTCCCCTTCGATTGTCTAATTTATCAGCGACTGCAGCACCATAAATTTGCATACTAGCTGTAAAGACTACCAGCTCATACCATTTAGAAACCTATTTTTTGTAACAtggaaaatatgaaatttagtatttaaaagtattcaatgcataataaaatatttttaaaaacttaccaCATCTAAGAAAAAATCAACATGCGGCCTCTTATGAACATAAAATCTTACTGGGTGCCGCTCAAtggtaacttttaaaataaaatctggtGGCATTTCTGGTTTGGACGGATGACGTAGGACACCTTCATGGTGTGAATGTATTAATGTCTCATCTAAATCAAGCACCAAAACTTTCCGTTTTACCATACCTATAGTTTAGAATAGGAggatagaattattataatagccttaaaaactttttattttgtaaaaataacttataaccatgtacataaaaaacaatGCTTGTTATTACAAGCAAAATAATGTTTGCAATACTTACTTATTCTATGCCTGGACAATGGTAATAAAGGAAACACTCCATATTTAACTGGTTGATATTGGCGTACCTGTAATAAAAATGaccagttttaaattttttataaagttatgaGAATGTACGAGGTACGTCTCAAAAATAAGCTCTCCTTGCGCCTAgc
This genomic window contains:
- the LOC132919139 gene encoding LOW QUALITY PROTEIN: uncharacterized protein LOC132919139 (The sequence of the model RefSeq protein was modified relative to this genomic sequence to represent the inferred CDS: inserted 1 base in 1 codon), with amino-acid sequence MFPKIHKRVKDIGTTSPRQFKRRLRNKIXLLNNSLPIATNFKIQSSSQIALLKSPAKQLHSTTITNNNCSYTEPCDSNTTLKLNLTNELHTCIEYSAETQPIEEILYETNSIKDKNQDLVQQIRKLVVQFNVSHGCANKMLNILRNTDQEVPKDICTILREHKVVRPISEI
- the LOC132922278 gene encoding CTD nuclear envelope phosphatase 1 homolog, with amino-acid sequence MLKVIQMGIQAFMVLASKVWACICFLIKRQIKTVRQYQPVKYGVFPLLPLSRHRISMVKRKVLVLDLDETLIHSHHEGVLRHPSKPEMPPDFILKVTIERHPVRFYVHKRPHVDFFLDVVSKWYELVVFTASMQIYGAAVADKLDNRRGILRRRFYRQHCTPEMGSYTKDLTSVSSDLSRVFILDNSPAAYRAFPDNAIPIKSWFSDTSDTALLNLLPMLDALRFTDDVRSVLSRNLHNHNLWQ